The Saccharomyces paradoxus chromosome VIII, complete sequence genome has a window encoding:
- the RIM101 gene encoding alkaline-responsive transcriptional regulator RIM101 (Cys2His2 zinc-finger transcriptional repressor~similar to YHL027W): protein MVPLEDLLNKENGTAAPQDSRESIVNDRTSASNVTEKDGLPSPNLSKRSSDCSKTPRITCTTEAIGLKGQEDERMSPGSTSSSCLPYRVPSHLNTPPYDLLGASAVSPTTPSSSDSSSSSPLTQAHNPAEDEDDVDNDCDSEDITLYCKWENCGMIFNQPELLYNHLCHDHVGRKSHKNLQLNCHWGDCTTKTEKRDHITSHLRVHVPLKPFGCSTCSKKFKRPQDLKKHLKIHLESGGILKRKRGPKLGSKRTSKKNKRSANDTAPSCPAPLPSGIVGSFKSHSTSPQILPPLPVGITQRLPSQQQQQQQQQQRAISLNQLCSDELSQYKPVYSPQLSARLQTILPPLYYNNGSTVNQGVNGQGMHVYEGGCSNKSIASATQFFTKLSRNMTNNYILQQSGSSAVSSSPSGHIPVAKTSYVQPPNASPYQPVQGAGSIPATTNTATYVPIRLAKYPTCPSVAEHLPPLHSNTAGSVLNRQSQCAMPHYPPVRAAPNYSSGGCSILPPLQSKIPMLPSRRTMAGETSLKPNWEFSLNQKSCTNDIIMNKLAIEEAEDEIDLEDDFVEVLGIVNIIKDYLLCCVMEDFEDEGSEDKDEEDRFLQESLEKLSLQNQMGTNSVRILAKYPKILV, encoded by the coding sequence ATGGTGCCACTGGAAGATCTGcttaataaagaaaatggcaCTGCCGCACCTCAGGACAGCCGGGAAAGTATAGTCAATGATAGAACAAGCGCTTCTAACGTCACGGAGAAGGACGGGCTACCCAGTCCAAACCTATCTAAAAGGTCATCTGATTGTTCGAAAACGCCTAGAATTACATGTACCACGGAAGCTATTGGCTTGAAAGGGCAAGAAGATGAACGGATGTCACCGGGCAGCACTTCTTCATCATGCTTGCCATATCGTGTGCCTTCACACTTGAACACTCCACCATATGATCTATTGGGTGCTTCAGCAGTTTCACCTACCACACCATCTTCCTCTGACTCGTCCTCTTCCTCGCCATTGACGCAAGCGCATAACCCGGCggaagatgaagacgatgTTGATAACGACTGTGATTCTGAAGATATAACACTATATTGCAAATGGGAAAACTGTGGTatgattttcaatcaaCCAGAGCTGCTGTATAATCATTTATGTCATGATCACGTTGGCAGAAAGTCACATAAGAACCTGCAGCTGAATTGCCATTGGGGGGATTGTACCACGAAAACGGAGAAAAGGGACCATATCACTTCACATTTGAGAGTTCACGTACCATTGAAGCCGTTCGGTTGCTCCACTTGCTctaaaaaattcaaacgTCCgcaagatttgaaaaagcatttgaaaattcaTTTGGAGTCTGGTggtattttgaaaaggaagagagGTCCGAAACTAGGATCGAAAAGAACCTctaagaaaaacaagagAAGCGCAAATGACACAGCGCCGTCTTGTCCCGCACCCCTTCCTTCCGGTATAGTCGGTAGCTTCAAGTCACATTCTACTTCTCCACAAATACTACCCCCATTACCCGTGGGTATCACTCAACGTCTGCCTTcacaacaacagcagcagcagcagcagcagcagcggGCAATTTCCTTAAACCAGTTGTGCTCAGATGAGCTCTCTCAGTATAAGCCAGTATATTCTCCACAATTGAGTGCCAGATTGCAGACGATCTTGCCACCATTATACTATAATAATGGCAGCACGGTAAACCAAGGTGTTAACGGCCAAGGGATGCATGTATACGAGGGCGGGTGTTCTAATAAGAGCATAGCCAGTGCTACCCAGTTTTTCACTAAGCTATCAAGAAATATGACAAATAACTATATTCTACAACAAAGCGGTAGCAGTGCTGTGTCCTCGTCACCATCTGGGCACATCCCCGTGGCAAAAACGAGTTATGTACAGCCACCTAATGCTTCACCATATCAACCTGTACAAGGAGCTGGCTCTATCCCAGCCACTACCAACACAGCAACTTATGTGCCAATACGGTTAGCAAAGTATCCAACTTGTCCTTCGGTTGCTGAACATCTGCCACCTTTACATTCGAACACTGCGGGTAGTGTTTTGAACCGCCAATCACAGTGTGCAATGCCACACTACCCACCTGTCCGTGCTGCGCCCAACTATTCTTCTGGTGGCTGTTCTATATTACCACCCCTACAATCAAAGATACCAATGTTACCATCGCGCCGTACAATGGCGGGAGAAACTTCACTGAAGCCAAATTGGGAATTTAGCTTGAATCAAAAAAGTTGTACTAATGATATTATCATGAATAAGCTGGCGATTGAAGAAGCAGAGGACGAAATTGATCTAGAGGACGATTTCGTAGAGGTGTTGGGTATAGTGAACATCATTAAAGACTACTTGTTGTGCTGTGTCATggaagattttgaagacGAGGGAAGCGAGGacaaagatgaagaagacagATTCTTGCAAGAATCGttagaaaaattgagtCTACAGAACCAAATGGGAACTAACTCGGTACGCATCTTGGCCAAATACCCCAAAATTTTAGTATGA
- a CDS encoding uncharacterized protein (similar to YHL026C) — protein sequence MKSSEPAPVTPTGFRNSIWFIIFYLFIIQALGSAIISGGIEFAIAYAMYHSRVDLITLWAFPHTISGDCALSLFIQVGLTWASEEILVGFDDYKRPVFRLNKWITKPSPLKIEPNEEIPPPKKRFIVDYFESKDNVLAKQNTLYNNHNWLFGYLEINRGIISKGKEATLKGFLTSQFIHDPSQSKFMNFIEWFVQKFIRSMILAIVMFIVIWPVTMGILAGIGHKVGSHDYYFNDYPLPQVMKLIYAVVIAFVCTPVTIVVIVLRNQFYEELYYEGLANGTLQQDQEVCSAGNRSSGSTDQDISTTKQQSAEAIA from the coding sequence ATGAAATCCTCAGAGCCAGCGCCAGTGACCCCGACCGGGTTCAGAAATTCCATTTGgttcatcattttctatcttttcatcatccaAGCGCTAGGTTCTGCCATAATTTCAGGCGGCATCGAGTTCGCTATTGCATATGCCATGTACCATTCCCGTGTAGATCTGATCACCCTATGGGCATTTCCTCACACCATCTCGGGCGATTGTGCGCTAAGTTTATTTATCCAAGTTGGCCTTACATGGGCTAGCGAGGAAATTTTAGTTGGATTCGACGACTACAAGAGACCAGTTTTCAGATTGAATAAATGGATTACGAAGCCATCGCCGCTGAAAATCGAGCCTAACGAAGAAATACCACCCCCTAAAAAGCGCTTCATTGTAGATTACTTCGAATCCAAGGACAACGTTCTTGCGAAGCAGAACACTCTTTATAACAATCATAATTGGCTCTTTGGCTATTTAGAAATCAATAGAGGAATCATTTCCAAGGGTAAGGAAGCTACGTTGAAAGGTTTTCTCACGTCTCAGTTCATTCATGATCCCTCCCAATCAAAATTCATGAACTTTATAGAATGGTTTGTGCAGAAGTTCATCAGATCCATGATCCTGGCGATTGTCATGTTCATCGTCATTTGGCCCGTTACTATGGGTATACTTGCTGGTATAGGTCATAAAGTCGGGTCCCACGACTACTACTTCAACGACTATCCACTACCGCAGGTCATGAAGTTGATTTATGCCGTTGTAATTGCATTCGTATGCACCCCAGTGACCATCGTCGTCATTGTGTTGAGGAACCAATTTTATGAAGAACTTTACTATGAAGGCTTAGCAAACGGTACGCTACAACAGGACCAAGAAGTTTGTTCCGCGGGTAATCGCAGCTCGGGATCAACTGATCAAGATATTAGCACTACCAAGCAACAATCTGCAGAAGCGATAGCGTGA
- the SNF6 gene encoding Snf6p (Subunit of the SWI/SNF chromatin remodeling complex~similar to YHL025W) has translation MGVIKKKRSHHGKASRQQYYTGVQVGGVGNMGAINNNIPSLTSFAEENNYQYGYGGSSAGMNGRSLTYAQQQLNKQRQDFERVRLRPEQLSNIIHDESDTISFRSNLLKNFISSNDAFNMLSLTTVPCDRIEKSRVFSEKTMKYLIQKQHDIKTQATEQEEKPLAPLKYTELIVAAEGGSRSTKDLIDAVFEQGNHLRCQPDGVVVHRDDSALVSKLRGDLREAPADYWTHAYRDVLAQYHEAKERIRQKDVTTSGAQDGVSLQQQQQQQQQQQQQQQAVATVAPQSPHAAATEKEPVPAVVDDPLENMFGDYSNEPFNTNFDDEFGDLDAVFF, from the coding sequence ATGGGTGTCattaagaagaaaagatcgCACCATGGCAAGGCTTCGCGCCAGCAATACTACACCGGGGTACAGGTCGGGGGAGTGGGTAACATGGGCGCGATAAACAATAATATCCCGTCGTTGACGAGTTTCGCGGAGGAAAACAACTATCAGTACGGATACGGCGGCTCCAGTGCGGGCATGAATGGCAGGTCGCTTACTTACGCGCAACAACAGCTTAACAAACAAAGACAGGACTTCGAACGTGTACGACTTAGACCAGAACAGCTCAGCAATATCATACATGACGAGAGCGACACGATATCGTTCCGATCAAACCTTCTGAAGAACTTCATAAGCTCGAACGATGCATTCAACATGCTGAGCTTGACGACGGTACCGTGCGACAGAATTGAGAAGTCCAGAGTGTTTAGtgaaaaaacaatgaaatatcTCATTCAAAAACAGCACGATATCAAAACACAAGCCACAGAGCAGGAAGAAAAGCCTCTGGCGCCACTTAAGTACACAGAACTTATAGTAGCCGCGGAGGGCGGAAGCCGTAGCACAAAGGATTTGATAGACGCTGTCTTCGAGCAAGGCAATCATTTGAGGTGCCAGCCAGACGGCGTTGTCGTACATCGTGACGACTCTGCGCTAGTGAGTAAACTCCGCGGCGATCTCCGGGAAGCGCCCGCGGACTACTGGACACATGCCTACAGGGATGTCTTGGCACAATACCACGAGGCTAAGGAGCGTATCAGGCAGAAGGATGTCACTACAAGCGGAGCGCAAGACGGGGTAAGCttgcagcagcagcagcaacaacagcagcaacaacaacaacaacaacaagcAGTGGCTACAGTTGCCCCGCAAAGTCCTCACGCAGCTGCTACGGAAAAGGAACCGGTACCCGCTGTGGTAGACGACCCACTGGAGAATATGTTCGGAGATTATTCCAATGAGCCGTTCAATACGAATTTCGACGACGAGTTTGGAGATCTTGATGCTgtgtttttttga
- the RIM4 gene encoding Rim4p (RNA-binding protein~similar to YHL024W) → MKTEITTADSLRDPPSSGLKVDSELAIREDIDQFLPSEVSSLGSGHRNDGEDSDTDSDNFLQDPEDDADEETTGRGTVATTSIPAESRGRPSSCIFVASLAAALSDDELCLSVTENFKKYGDLARVKVLRDNANRPYAFVQYNNDHDAKHALIRAQGTLLNGRRLRCEPAKVNRTLYLKNQQSIDFNEITQICEKFGGLEQIVPDRTDNQYTRRYTYPISSANSWFVQFIYRDDAIRAYANLRTDPNWIIEWAQNINVPKNYNLLHKSKYKSSKYHQNNDITNNDGSNNNNNNNNNNDNGEDSRRNGSIIEEECEHANGSDLDEKLTSDGIDDDEDKDSEITIDKKSIFVGQLDKETTREELNRRFSTHGKIQDINLIFKPTNIFAFIKYETEEAAAAALESENHAIFLNKTMHVQYKEVGGRHNRKFSGKNGGSNFNHHQFFSTRSGKTFTGPELNLAPPPINMYRKMSGGSQQESENMMPYMSMGPMPMGPPPNAASLNDFEMFPPSYSTFMKGMMPLRRKSMPNSWSSPSSKSVNSENESVDGGDENSELPSEIPESSGRYNAANSFTTYNNSSAGSSNNNNIKSQYKKRYARRSSYGYNEVPPKPYYFQPYYYHPMQYHMGPMGPLHPSQSSAGNHHPYMMVYPMPPPPPSGLDGNMMPPPINVGQSHAANHGGTHHIQANEFMSNDTGDINEDNKASYNLDY, encoded by the coding sequence atgaaaaccGAAATCACCACTGCGGATTCCCTTCGTGATCCTCCCTCAAGCGGTCTTAAAGTCGACTCTGAGCTGGCTATCAGAGAGGACATAGACCAATTTCTGCCCTCAGAGGTGTCTTCGTTGGGGTCAGGTCATCGGAACGATGGTGAGGATTCAGACACTGATAGCGACAACTTTTTACAAGATCCTGAAGACGATGCGGATGAAGAAACCACTGGTAGAGGGACAGTCGCGACCACTTCCATCCCCGCTGAGTCAAGAGGCCGTCCATCTTCTTGTATCTTCGTGGCAAGTTTGGCTGCGGCCCTATCCGATGATGAATTATGTCTGTCGGTGAcggaaaatttcaaaaaatacgGTGATTTGGCTAGAGTTAAAGTTTTGCGTGATAACGCAAATAGACCTTATGCTTTTGTTCAATACAACAACGACCATGATGCTAAACACGCCCTGATTCGTGCTCAAGGCACTTTATTAAATGGCAGAAGATTGCGTTGTGAACCCGCAAAAGTGAATAGGACATTGtacttgaaaaatcaacaaaGTATTGATTTTAACGAGATCACTCAAAtttgtgaaaaatttggtgGTTTGGAACAGATTGTTCCCGATAGAACTGATAATCAATATACAAGAAGATATACCTATCCGATATCTTCGGCAAATTCATGGTTCGTTCAATTCATTTACAGAGACGATGCAATCAGAGCTTATGCGAATTTACGAACTGATCCAAATTGGATTATCGAATGGGCCCAAAATATAAACGTcccaaaaaattataacCTTTTACACAAGAGCAAATATAAAAGTTCTAAATATCACCAAAACAATGATATTACCAATAACGATGgtagtaataataataataataacaataataataatgataatggCGAGGATTCAAGGAGGAATGGTAGCATTATAGAAGAAGAGTGCGAACATGCAAATGGGAGTGATTTAGACGAAAAATTAACGAGTGATGGTATTGATGACGACGAGGATAAAGATTCCGAGATTAccattgataaaaaatcCATTTTCGTAGGTCAGTTAGACAAGGAAACTACTAGAGAGGAATTGAACAGAAGATTTTCCACTCATGGTAAAATCCAAGATATTAACTTAATCTTCAAACCAACAAACATATTTGCTTTCATTAAATATGAAACTGAAGAAGccgctgctgctgctttGGAAAGTGAAAACCATGCAATATTCTTAAACAAGACAATGCACGTTCAATATAAAGAAGTTGGTGGCCGTCACAATAGAAAGTTCTCTGGTAAGAACGGTGGCAGCAACTTTAaccatcatcaatttttcagcACCAGATCCGGCAAAACATTTACTGGGCCCGAACTGAACTTAGCACCGCCACCTATCAATATGTACAGGAAAATGAGTGGTGGATCTCAACAGGAAAGCGAAAATATGATGCCATATATGTCCATGGGGCCCATGCCCATGGGGCCTCCACCAAATGCCGCAAGTCTCAATGATTTTGAGATGTTCCCTCCAAGTTACTCCACGTTTATGAAGGGAATGATGCCATTAAGGCGTAAGTCTATGCCCAATTCCTGgtcttctccttcttccaAGAGTGTAAACtctgaaaatgaaagtgTTGATGGTGGTGATGAGAATTCGGAATTGCCTTCCGAAATTCCTGAATCGTCTGGTAGATACAATGCTGCTAATTCCTTTACCACGTATAATAACTCCTCGGCAGGAAGCTctaataacaacaacattAAGTCTCAATATAAGAAACGTTATGCAAGGAGGTCAAGTTACGGATACAATGAGGTACCACCAAAACCATACTATTTCCAGCCTTATTACTATCACCCAATGCAATACCATATGGGCCCCATGGGTCCGTTGCATCCTTCTCAAAGTTCTGCCGGGAATCATCATCCATATATGATGGTTTATCCAATGCCACCTCCTCCGCCTTCTGGTTTAGATGGAAATATGATGCCTCCTCCAATAAATGTGGGCCAATCCCATGCCGCTAATCATGGCGGTACTCATCATATTCAGGCAAATGAGTTCATGTCAAATGATACTGGTGACATAAATGAGGATAATAAAGCTTCTTATAATTTAGACTACTAA
- the NPR3 gene encoding Npr3p (Subunit of SEA (Seh1-associated), Npr2/3, and Iml1p complexes~similar to YHL023C): MDECLPNSCLLGVHLVISTHSGPQIVYHYPPSNTAFLTNNPTKHQHLYGNHATLEKNTNTKKEDNLFHSGSAKTASQIALNDSVKNCNTAITPSMTNANTNSGILPSTRSHANTVGSQSSIPTVSNGVSYRETDIENNPRTFQYPEPESETSSSGLSDSELSTDYLDISSDSFSISSSLSSPSLSSSPSSSSSSSPLQDGLSRTNSSFQSIDSMSPTSPQMTRENDSISVAESYLDSATNNKSKTTSKRSQNFFHKLSTKKSADSKTHSPIRKLKSKPSQSTNKGNKLLKNISNETDGNDFTGSCSVSSKKSVSSTGEHNQDFRNNSLNDTPGQSPHHYHHRYHHYHKAAANSQRNSHTQYDVEEDIEVSAMLQDGKISMNEIFFEEENFQDINKILEFDNDFVAEFCSPEREMCNTRFEFTVDNFCFLGLPIHVDSQGRWRKSKHKNKTRSKRSSSTTTNISRKKSVASKISSLSENTLKKVNSGEAETGYDNNAGHETYTDTPNLRINTDINGTEFEREKEDLGKNMNMFHVCFVMNPHLIEYNKRIDDMYQFVVTRLSLLLRYVQSKTSYISSECHIILKEKERVLKHSKTYRSIRGAGNKGKYLYQRILSKSSLARALTECVDKIQRNEIACLEINDDKVISLQIPIQNEFEKMPNFKLQPVLKGSYLTSILNMKFLEKSSLRIEGQNRQNNQAQLSDTNNNIYRFGNNINSTGHCGAANVDDGDENESNYYCDDNDDLLNYALLLLDEPNNIISSLETFSYQDDIGTLILKHLVRNIQPNIPLRSYRYLISELLDNPSSQDVLTSETNSLESSILRSCALHLMYWRHARIVIPLSSKYTYFVSPLAPIQGYTIDDFKSTSQNDANVKTMENCGDNKDQGDRIPLIYQNSILFRSKFPSLPTLPIFLSLLSADKPQAYSNIIPSREHKPVYLNALAWLIRYGYVTQLLTFVHIRVDKHIKMAVDEDLEKEGFRKANTAGRPSMDYKKTDKKLDDEDGQNRDANANEACLGKKEGRQSNDNNNKDVNENDNENDSRADDRNDNEIAIADEEEILHFEYDDPEMQHDYTIILEPERATAIEKRWLYRCIYGQPSDIQILFNKLLKYFNGKVPMELVIIKEEISRHDLKRLLNALDKYLIEIHHW, encoded by the coding sequence ATGGATGAATGCTTGCCCAATTCATGTCTACTAGGTGTTCACCTCGTCATTTCAACGCATTCGGGGCCACAAATAGTTTATCACTATCCACCCTCCAATACGGCATTTCTAACAAATAATCCAACGAAGCACCAGCACCTCTATGGAAACCATGCAAcattggaaaaaaacacaaatacaaaaaaagaagacaaCCTGTTTCATTCTGGCTCTGCGAAAACAGCTTCTCAAATTGCCCTGAATGACTCagtaaaaaattgtaaTACCGCTATTACGCCGTCTATGACAAATGCTAATACTAATAGTGGGATATTACCTTCAACTAGATCACATGCTAATACTGTAGGATCACAAAGCTCAATTCCTACGGTTAGTAATGGCGTAAGTTATAGAGAAACCGATATCGAGAACAACCCTCGGACTTTCCAATACCCAGAACCCGAATCTGAGACATCATCATCAGGATTAAGTGATAGCGAATTATCTACGGACTACTTAGATATTTCAAGCGATTCGTTTTCcatatcttcttccttATCGTCGccttctttatcttcttctccttcaagttcatcctcatcctcCCCTCTACAAGATGGCTTATCAAGGACTAATTCGAGTTTTCAATCTATCGATTCAATGTCTCCGACTTCTCCACAGATGACGAGGGAAAACGATAGCATCTCAGTAGCGGAATCATACCTAGATTCCGCAACGAACAATAAATCAAAGACTACTTCCAAGAGATCtcagaattttttccataaGCTGAGTACCAAGAAGAGCGCTGATTCCAAGACGCATTCTCCAATAAGAAAACTCAAATCCAAACCATCACAGAGCACCAACAAAGGTAATAAGctgttaaaaaatatatctaaCGAGACTGATGGAAATGATTTTACGGGGAGTTGTTCAGTTTCCTCCAAAAAATCTGTTTCTAGCACGGGAGAGCATAACCAAGATTTTCGTAATAATAGCCTCAATGATACTCCTGGTCAGTCACCACACCATTATCACCATcgttatcatcattatcataAAGCTGCCGCGAACAGCCAACGAAATTCCCATACACAATACgatgttgaagaagacataGAGGTTTCAGCAATGTTGCAAGATGGTAAAATTTCTATgaatgaaatattttttgaagaggaaaacttccaagatataaataaaattttagaatttgataatgattttgTTGCAGAATTTTGTAGTCCTGAGAGGGAAATGTGCAATACTAGATTCGAATTCACGGTGGATAATTTTTGCTTCCTAGGCTTGCCGATCCATGTAGATTCTCAAGGAAGATGGAGAAAATCCAAgcataaaaataaaaccCGTTCTAAAAGATCTTCGAGCACCACAACAAACATTAGTAGAAAGAAATCTGTTGCTTCCAAGATTTCTTCACTAAGTGAGAAcactttgaagaaagttaATAGTGGTGAAGCTGAGACTGGTTACGATAATAATGCTGGTCATGAAACTTATACTGATACGCCGAATTTGAGGATAAATACTGACATCAATGGAACCGAGTTTGAGagagaaaaggaagacTTGGGCAAAAATATGAACATGTTTCATGTATGCTTTGTTATGAATCCGCATTTAATTGAATATAACAAAAGGATTGATGATATGTATCAGTTTGTTGTTACAAGATTATCGTTATTGTTAAGATATGTGCAGTCAAAAACTTCATATATTTCTAGCGAATGCCATataattttgaaggaaaaagaacgaGTACTGAAACATTCGAAAACATACCGATCCATAAGAGGTGCGGGAAATAAGGGGAAGTACTTGtatcaaagaattttatCCAAATCTTCGTTGGCTAGAGCGCTGACAGAATGTGTTGATAAAATCCAACGAAATGAAATCGCATGTCTTGAAATCAATGACGATAAAGTAATTTCCTTGCAAATTCCGATCCAGAAcgagtttgaaaaaatgccAAACTTTAAACTACAACCTGTGTTAAAGGGCTCATATTTGACATCCATTTTGAACATGAAATTTCTAGAAAAATCATCGTTGAGAATTGAAGGTCAAAATCGTCAAAATAATCAGGCTCAGCTCAGTGATACTAACAACAATATATACAGGTTCggcaataatattaatagcACTGGTCACTGTGGAGCGGCAAATGTTGATGACGGGGATGAGAATGAAAGCAATTACTACTGTGACGATAATGATGATCTTTTGAACTACGCTCTGTTATTGTTAGACGAGccaaataatattattagCTCCCTCGAAACCTTTTCATACCAGGACGATATTGGTACTCTCATATTGAAACATTTAGTGAGAAATATCCAGCCAAATATCCCGCTAAGGTCGTATCGCTATCTGATAAGTGAGTTATTAGATAACCCTTCTTCACAGGACGTCCTTACTTCAGAGACAAACTCATTGGAATCTAGCATTCTTCGCTCTTGCGCATTGCATTTAATGTATTGGAGACATGCAAGAATAGTGATCCCACTAAGCTCCAAATACACGTATTTTGTTTCGCCATTGGCTCCTATTCAAGGTTATACAATAGACGATTTTAAAAGTACTTCACAGAATGATGCAAACGTGAAAACAATGGAGAATTGTGGAGATAACAAGGACCAAGGTGACAGGATACCGctaatttatcaaaattcaaTATTGTTCAGATCCAAATTCCCATCATTGCCCACTTTacccatttttttgagtttgTTATCTGCGGATAAACCTCAGGCATACAGTAACATAATTCCATCAAGGGAGCATAAACCAGTTTATCTTAACGCGTTGGCGTGGTTGATACGGTACGGATATGTAACGCAGTTACTAACTTTCGTACATATTCGAGTGGacaaacatataaaaatgGCAGTGGATGAGGACCTAGAGAAGGAGGGATTCCGTAAGGCTAATACTGCTGGAAGGCCTAGCATGGACTACAAAAAGACagataaaaaattggatgaCGAAGATGGGCAAAATAGAGATGCAAACGCCAACGAAGCGTGTTTGGGGAAGAAAGAAGGCAGGCAGTCCAAcgacaacaacaacaaagatGTGaacgaaaatgataacGAAAATGATAGTCGTGCTGACGATCgtaatgataatgaaataGCTATTGCcgatgaagaggaaatACTACACTTCGAATACGATGATCCGGAGATGCAACATGACTATACTATAATTTTGGAACCTGAAAGAGCCACCgccattgaaaaaaggtGGCTCTACAGATGTATTTATGGTCAGCCTTCAGATATCCAGATTCTTTTTAACAAGTTACTCAAGTATTTCAATGGGAAGGTTCCCATGGAGCTAGTTATCATTAAGGAGGAAATCAGTAGGCATGACTTAAAGAGATTGCTCAATGCTCTAGATAAATATTTAATCGAGATACACCATTGGTAA
- the SPO11 gene encoding DNA topoisomerase (ATP-hydrolyzing) (Meiosis-specific protein that initiates meiotic recombination~similar to YHL022C) — protein sequence MALEGLRKKYRTRQELVKALSSKRRSIHLNPNDHSNGTASSDADVLAHIKHFLSLAANSLEQHQQPISIVFQNKKKKGDVNNSDIYTTLDFPLNGPHLYTHQFKLKRFSILLNLLKIVMEKLPLGKNTTVRDIFYSNVELFQRQANVVQWLDVIRFNFKLSPRKSLNIIPAQKGLVYSPFPIDIYDNILTGENESKLQKQTVFPGKPCLIPFFQDDAIIKLGTTSMCNLVIVEKEAVFTKLVNNYQKLNTNTMLITGKGFPDFLTRLFLKKLEQNCSNSISSCSIFTDADPYGISIALNYVHSSANSVYNCTMANYKGIHITQVLAQNNGVHNKAIQLLGLNQRDYSLAKNLIVSLTANSENVATSPLKNFIMECQREIFFQKKAEMNEIDASIFQSQ from the coding sequence ATGGCTCTGGAAGGattaaggaaaaaatatagaacAAGGCAGGAACTGGTCAAAGCACTCTCTTCTAAAAGACGGTCCATTCATTTAAACCCTAATGATCACTCAAATGGAACTGCTAGTTCAGACGCGGATGTTTTGGCTCATATTAAGCATTTCCTGTCATTGGCGGCTAATTCATTAGAGCAACATCAGCAGCCAATTTCAATTGTCTtccaaaacaaaaaaaaaaaaggtgatGTTAACAATTctgatatatatacaaCACTTGACTTCCCTTTGAATGGCCCACATCTATACACTCACCAGTTCAAGTTGAAAAGATTCTCAATCCTTTTGAACTTATTGAAAATCGTTATGGAAAAACTACCGCTAGGCAAAAATACTACAGTGAGGGACATCTTCTATTCCAACGTAGAGTTGTTCCAGAGACAGGCAAATGTTGTTCAATGGCTAGATGTTATACGATTTAATTTCAAGCTTTCTCCAAGAAAATCCTTAAATATTATACCAGCTCAAAAGGGATTAGTTTATTCGCCTTTCCCAATCGACATTTATGACAATATCTTGACAGGGGAGAATGAATCCAAGTTGCAAAAACAAACGGTTTTCCCTGGTAAGCCCTGTCTAATTCCCTTTTTCCAAGATGATGCAATCATCAAGTTAGGGACAACAAGCATGTGTAATCTTGTAATAGTGGAAAAAGAGGCCGTCTTCACAAAATTAGTAAATAATTATCAAAAGTTGAATACAAATACCATGCTAATTACCGGTAAGGGTTTTCCTGATTTCTTGACAAGGTTATTCCTAAAGAAACTAGAACAAAATTGCTCTAATTCAATCTCGAGCTGCTCTATATTCACCGATGCTGACCCTTATGGGATTAGTATAGCTCTAAATTATGTTCATTCGAGCGCAAACAGCGTGTATAATTGCACGATGGCCAATTATAAAGGCATTCATATTACCCAAGTCTTAGCACAAAATAATGGAGTGCATAACAAAGCCATCCAATTATTGGGTTTGAATCAGCGGGACTACTCATTAGCCAAGAATTTGATAGTTTCTCTGACTGCTAACAGCGAGAATGTTGCAACATCGCCtttaaaaaactttattatgGAATGTCAGCgagagattttttttcaaaagaaagctgAAATGAACGAAATCGACGCTAgcatttttcaatctcaGTGA